Proteins encoded in a region of the Rutidosis leptorrhynchoides isolate AG116_Rl617_1_P2 chromosome 9, CSIRO_AGI_Rlap_v1, whole genome shotgun sequence genome:
- the LOC139867772 gene encoding uncharacterized protein, with the protein MKVDSVYKNCDLILANKHFKIDLLPVELGSFDVVVGMDWLSPIKAGIMCFDKTINIPLENDETLIIQGEKSGSKLNLISCIKTRKYLMKGYQAILAHVKEVKPDEKRVEDVPIVRDFPEELLDKGFIHPSSSPWGAPILFVIKKDGPLRMCIDYHELNKLNIKNRYPLPRIDDLFDQL; encoded by the exons ATGAAAGTAGACAGTGTTTATAAAAATTGTGATCTGATTCTAGCCAACAAACACTTTAAGATAGACTTATTGCCAGtcgagttgggaagctttgatgtagttgtagggatggattggttatccccAATAAAGGCGGGAATTATGTGCTTCGATAAAACCATTAACATTCCCCTTGAGAATGATGAAACCTTAATCATTCAAggagaaaagagtggttccaaactTAACCTCATTTCATGCATCAAAACCCGCAAGTACCTAATGAAAGGATACCAAGCCATTCTAGCTCATGTAAAGGAAGTCAAGCCGGATGAGAAACGAGTTGAAGATGTACCGATagttagagactttcctgaa GAACTCTTagacaaaggtttcattcatcctagttcgtctccgtggggagcacccatTCTATTTGTTATAAAGAAAGATGGCCCGTTGAGAATGTGTATCGATTACCATGAACTCAACAAGCTGAAcattaagaaccgttacccacttccGCGTATTGATGATCTGTTTGACCAACTATAG